One window of Halopseudomonas maritima genomic DNA carries:
- a CDS encoding YidH family protein has translation MNTRHALRSLRERTHTRLLGGDEPDPRFTLANERTYLAWIRTSLALLGGAIAVEAFTQQTFSPEARRLMVDCLLILAGLLSLGSALRWLNVERALRHRRPLPLARIIPLLSLGCAGTALLLTWYL, from the coding sequence ATGAACACACGCCACGCCCTGCGCTCCCTGCGCGAACGCACCCACACCCGCCTGCTGGGCGGCGATGAACCCGACCCGCGCTTTACCCTCGCCAACGAGCGAACCTACCTCGCCTGGATACGCACCTCGCTGGCCCTGCTCGGTGGCGCCATTGCCGTCGAGGCCTTTACCCAACAAACCTTCAGCCCGGAAGCGCGACGCCTGATGGTCGACTGCCTGCTGATTCTTGCCGGCCTGCTCAGTCTGGGTTCTGCCCTGCGCTGGCTCAACGTCGAACGCGCTCTGCGCCACCGCCGCCCGCTGCCGCTGGCACGCATCATTCCGTTGCTGTCACTGGGTTGCGCCGGCACTGCCCTGCTGCTGACCTGGTATCTCTGA
- a CDS encoding DUF202 domain-containing protein produces MSFIPPDHGLQAERTQLAWARTQLSLLLVGCLALRWLHVESGQRLEVALIMVCLATALWSSQQHRYRRGLRMLRHERSRPALIPVLITSGALTAVSLLALLR; encoded by the coding sequence GTGAGCTTTATCCCCCCGGACCACGGCCTGCAGGCCGAACGCACCCAGCTGGCCTGGGCACGCACGCAGTTGTCGCTGCTACTGGTGGGCTGTCTTGCGCTGCGCTGGCTGCATGTGGAAAGCGGCCAACGGCTGGAAGTGGCGCTGATCATGGTCTGTCTGGCCACCGCCCTCTGGAGCAGCCAGCAGCACCGCTACCGCCGCGGACTACGCATGCTCCGCCACGAACGCAGCCGCCCTGCACTGATACCGGTGCTGATTACCAGTGGCGCACTGACCGCCGTGTCGCTGCTCGCCCTGCTGCGCTAA